The following are encoded in a window of Candidatus Rhabdochlamydia porcellionis genomic DNA:
- a CDS encoding type II toxin-antitoxin system Phd/YefM family antitoxin — protein sequence MQAAKFKSECLKVMERVKKTRRKVVITKRNVPIAKLVPLDVEDEQVLGKLKGTVHFKDNIMDSIEEDWDAHS from the coding sequence ATGCAAGCGGCAAAATTCAAATCAGAATGTCTTAAAGTCATGGAACGGGTAAAAAAAACACGAAGAAAAGTTGTCATTACTAAAAGAAACGTTCCTATTGCGAAATTAGTTCCCCTAGATGTAGAAGACGAACAGGTTTTAGGAAAGCTTAAGGGAACCGTTCATTTTAAGGATAACATAATGGACTCTATTGAAGAGGATTGGGATGCCCATTCTTAG
- a CDS encoding helix-turn-helix domain-containing protein translates to MNNHLLDTSRKVVTLPEAAVMLGMSPLTIRRAIKSGKIKAMQISPKGRYRILIEELNGFIQRNSQMTTVG, encoded by the coding sequence ATGAATAATCACCTCTTAGACACATCCAGAAAAGTTGTTACTTTGCCTGAAGCGGCCGTTATGCTAGGTATGAGCCCTTTAACAATTAGGCGCGCTATTAAAAGCGGAAAGATTAAAGCTATGCAAATCAGTCCTAAAGGAAGATATCGTATCTTAATTGAAGAATTAAATGGGTTTATCCAAAGAAATTCCCAAATGACCACTGTAGGATAA
- a CDS encoding type II toxin-antitoxin system VapC family toxin, which yields MPILRRLKRHRILLDTHVFIWVMNDSPLLTKEFKNSFASIFKTQGALLCPMSIWEIGMLTDKKRIEIDMDVLDWVNKALDSPGMLICPISPRIAIQSTRLPGKVHLDPVDRLLIATAYEESAVLVTSDRKIIDYGKGRFISVFDPCKR from the coding sequence ATGCCCATTCTTAGAAGATTGAAACGACACAGAATTCTTCTAGATACACATGTGTTTATATGGGTAATGAACGACAGCCCTCTTTTAACAAAGGAGTTTAAAAACTCCTTTGCATCTATTTTCAAGACACAGGGCGCTTTATTATGCCCCATGTCTATTTGGGAGATAGGAATGTTGACTGATAAAAAACGGATAGAGATAGACATGGACGTATTAGACTGGGTCAATAAGGCTCTAGACTCACCTGGGATGCTCATTTGTCCTATCTCTCCTCGTATAGCAATTCAAAGTACTAGACTACCGGGTAAAGTTCACTTAGACCCCGTAGATCGCCTACTGATAGCTACTGCTTACGAAGAGAGTGCTGTTCTTGTTACAAGTGACAGAAAGATTATTGACTACGGGAAAGGAAGGTTTATTTCCGTTTTTGATCCTTGCAAACGATAA